The following proteins are co-located in the Lepus europaeus isolate LE1 chromosome 15, mLepTim1.pri, whole genome shotgun sequence genome:
- the LOC133774200 gene encoding large ribosomal subunit protein uL1-like codes for MSSKVSGDTLYEAVREVLHGNQSKRRKFLETVELQISLKNDDPQKDKRFLGPVRLKSTPRPKFSMCVLGDQQHCDEARAVDIPHMGIEALKKLNKNKKLLKKLAKK; via the coding sequence ATGAGCAGCAAAGTCTCTGGCGACACCCTGTACGAGGCGGTGCGGGAAGTCCTGCACGGGAACCAGAGCAAGCGCCGGAAGTTTCTGGAGACGGTGGAGCTGCAGATCAGCTTGAAGAATGATGACCCCCAGAAAGACAAACGCTTCTTGGGCCCCGTCAGGTTGAAGTCCACCCCCCGCCCCAAGTTCTCCATGTGTGTCCTGGGCGACCAGCAGCACTGCGACgaggccagggctgtggacaTCCCCCACATGGGCATCGAGGcgctcaagaagctcaacaagaACAAGAAGCTACTCAAGAAGCTGGCCAAGAAGTAG
- the LOC133774199 gene encoding large ribosomal subunit protein uL1-like: protein MVAKVNEVKSTIQFQMKKVLCLAVAVGHVKMTDDELVYNIHLAVNFLVSLLKKNWQNVQALYIKSTMGKPQHLY, encoded by the coding sequence ATGGTGGCCAAAGTCAATGAGGTGAAGTCCACAATCCAGTTCCAGATGAAGAAGGTGCTGTGTCTGGCCGTGGCAGTCGGCCACGTGAAGATGACAGACGATGAGCTTGTGTACAACATCCACCTGGCTGTCAACTTCCTGGTGTCACTGCTCAAGAAGAATTGGCAGAACGTCCAGGCCTTGTACATCAAGAGCACCATGGGCAAGCCCCAGCACCTGTACTAA